The Candidatus Dormiibacterota bacterium genomic interval CGTCGACGCAACCGTGCCGATCGAAGAGACCGTCGGCGCGATGTCCGAGCTGGTCGCGGCCGGTAAGGTGCGCTTCTTGGGGCTCTCGGAAGCGGCGCCGGCGACGATTCGCCGCGCGCACGCGGTGCACCCGATCAGCGCCTTGCAGACCGAATACTCGCTGTGGACGCGCGACGTCGAAGACGAAATTCTGCCGGCCGTGCGCGAACTCGGTATCGGTTTCGTCGCCTATAGCCCGCTCGGCCGCGGATTTCTCAGCGGAGCGTTCAAAACACCGAACGATTTTCCGGCCGACGATACGCGCCGTAATCACCCGCGCTTCCAGGGCGAGAACTTCGAGCAGAATCTCAAACTCGTCGATCGGGTCCGCGAGATCGCGGCGCGCAAGAACGTGACGCCCTCGCAACTCGCGATCGCTTGGCTCTTGGCGCAAGGCGACGATATCGTGCCTATTCCGGGAACGAAGAAGCGTTCGTATTTGGAAGAGAACGCTGCGGCCGCAACGATCGAGCTGAGCGCGAGCGACCTTGCGAGCATCGCCGAAGCGGCCCCCAAGGGCGGCACCGCCGGCCAGCGCTATCCGGACATGAGCACGGTTAATCGTTAATCCCTTTGGGCAAAAAAATAGCGTGGACGCAGGGCGCCCACGCTATTTTTTGTTTGCAGCCGTTACTGCCGGATCGGAATCGCGTAGTCCAAGGTGACTAGGAGTTTGGCGCGATTGATCGTGTTGGGAAGCACGAACGGGAAGCCCTGTTGGTGCTGGTAGAGGTTCGAGTCGGTGGCTTGGAGCGTGACGTCCGACGAGAACTTCTTGATGAAGCCGAAGTCGGTCTGGTTGTAGAGATACATGATCGGAGCATTATTGAAGTAGTCGTAATTGTTGAGATACGTCAAGAACGCTGCGAAGGTCGAGGTCTTGGGATTGCCGATCGGGAGCGTGATATTGCCCGTGTAGGTAAGCTTTAATTTATTACCGTCCGAGGGAATCGCTCCGCCGGTGCTCGGGTCCGTGAATACCTGCGAGCTGTTGTGCGGAATGTCCGCCAAGTTGAGCGTTAGGCCGAACAACTTACCGAAGTATTTGCTATTTGGGCCGACGCGGGTCGCGCCCTGGATGTAGAGGAGATGGTAGGCGACCACACCGGCGGACGTGCGGTCCGGCGGGTTTCCGCAGCACTGGCGCACGCGCTGGTGGAAGCCGAAACTGGCCATGACGGTGCCAATCGGATGGTTCAAGCTCACGTCGTTAACGTAATCGTCGTTGAAGACTTGGTAGACGGGAGCACCGGCTTTATTGGTTACGGTGCCGATGTTTTGGTTGATGTAGAAATGGGAGTAGTTGATGAAAAACTTGTCCCCGAGGAAGAGCTGCGCTCCATAGTTCAAGCGCAGAGTGCCGCCCGTGTACTGGAAGTTGCCGGTCGCGCCGCCGAGCGCGTCGGGACGCGGGAGATCGGCCCCGCCGGTCTCAAACGTCATCTGGGGCTGCAGATGCAGGATGGCGAGAAGCGCCTTGGGTTTGGGCTTTGGGTGTGGGTTAGCCACTGCCTTGGCGCCTGAGGCTGCTCCACCTTGTGTCGTTTGGGCCGATGCAATCCCGACACTAGTGATGAAACCGAGGGCCAATGCGAGTGCCATACACCCCGTTCGGATGAGGCTCATGGTGGGTACTCTCCTTTGTAGGTGGGGCGATACGGAGCTGGGGGGCATACCGTTCGCGCGTGCGAGCGGTAATTCGTTGAGTCGAGCGTCTAAGGCAACTGCCATGTGAACTCTCCTTGCAGCGGCGATGTGCGAGCGACTATGCGTAATCTGCAGCCGATGTAAAGTCGGTGCCCGCTCCCACTTTCGCCGCGGCGAAGATGGGGGTGGCGATCGTG includes:
- a CDS encoding aldo/keto reductase, which codes for VDATVPIEETVGAMSELVAAGKVRFLGLSEAAPATIRRAHAVHPISALQTEYSLWTRDVEDEILPAVRELGIGFVAYSPLGRGFLSGAFKTPNDFPADDTRRNHPRFQGENFEQNLKLVDRVREIAARKNVTPSQLAIAWLLAQGDDIVPIPGTKKRSYLEENAAAATIELSASDLASIAEAAPKGGTAGQRYPDMSTVNR